Below is a genomic region from Spirosoma radiotolerans.
TGGGTATCTTCTTTGTATTCAGCCCGAATCAGCGTGGCTGCGTAGCGGGCCAACTCAAACGTTTCCGCAACGACCAATGCGATAGGTTGCCCGCTGTAATTAATAGTCGCGTTATGCAACGGCCGAAATGGTGAACCCGGTGGTGCATCCTGATCTTTATAACTAATGTCAAACCAGGCTAGCTTAGGGCGATTTTCGTGCGTAAATACAGCCAGCACGCCATCGAGTGCCAGCGCATCGCTCGTATCGATATGGGTAATTTTACCTTTGGCAATGGCACTGGATACAACGACGCCATAGGCCAGATCGGGCACACTGAATTCGGCGGCATACTTAGCCTTACCCGTTACTTTATCTACACCATCGACGCGGCTGATGGGTTTTCCAATGGATGGGGTCACTCCTGGTAGCGTGCTCATGCGGTCGGTTCGAGTTTAGCGGCCTGTCCCAACGCCCGGACAATCGCGCGTTTAGCCAGTTCGATTTTGAATGTATTATGACCAAATCCCTGCGCACCGGCCAGCAGCGACTCGGCGGCAGCCTGGAAGTTTTCTTTTGTTGCCGGTTTTCCTACCAGCAGGGTTTCGGCTTCCGGCTTGCGCCAGGGCTTATGGGCTACGCCACCGAGGGCGATGCGAGCCGTGGTGATCGTGTTACCGCGACCGTCGCTCTGATCCATCTCCAACCCAACTGCCACTGACACCAGCGCAAACGCATAAGAAGCGCGATCGCGGAGTTTCAGATAGGTGTGGAATTCAGGAAACCCACGGGCAGGCAAGTCAATTGAAGTTATCAGTTCGTCAGGTTGCAGTGTATTATCGATCTGGGGCGTATTGCCGGGAAGCCGGTGGAAGTCAGCGAAGGGGATGGTGCGTTCACCGTTGCTGCCTTTCACCCGAACCTCCGCTTCCAGAGCGGCTAAAGCCACACACATATCCGACGGATGC
It encodes:
- a CDS encoding FAD binding domain-containing protein codes for the protein MNSFTYTRTDAIDTAVRERASEQTAKFIAGGTNLIDLMKENVERPTRLIDITKLPLTTISDTVAGGLRLGALMTNADTAYNEQVIQRYPLLSQAILAGASPQLRNMATDGGNLLQRTRCYYFYDTATPCNKREPGSGCSAINGYNRIHAILGTHDRDHTGGMAEPSCIATHPSDMCVALAALEAEVRVKGSNGERTIPFADFHRLPGNTPQIDNTLQPDELITSIDLPARGFPEFHTYLKLRDRASYAFALVSVAVGLEMDQSDGRGNTITTARIALGGVAHKPWRKPEAETLLVGKPATKENFQAAAESLLAGAQGFGHNTFKIELAKRAIVRALGQAAKLEPTA